A window from Polyodon spathula isolate WHYD16114869_AA chromosome 28, ASM1765450v1, whole genome shotgun sequence encodes these proteins:
- the mrpl10 gene encoding 39S ribosomal protein L10, mitochondrial — MATTLCSRAVQKLGWLPCAQSVRHGSKSVTRHRKPVHFLKQKLMALTQYVPPQPAVCERCIAAPSKQVQEESGLMRLLKREVEALFRDNKMVAVFQNNAVTAEDMLQLKHRLVKHGIAVKFYPNQVARSYLSDSKYSNLLPLFIGQNVLLVSREPKVKEMLQTLRTMPHIILLGACVEDTLLSRQGVVNYSKLPSLAVIQGEVVGGLSLMTSQTASLLQRHPLQLSSLLQQYMKQQSEGEAGETEGADAR, encoded by the exons ATGGCTACGACCTTGTGCAGCAGGGCTGTGCAGAAATTGG GCTGGCTGCCCTGCGCTCAGAGCGTGCGCCATGGCTCCAAGTCTGTCACTCGACATCGCAAGCCTGTGCACTTCCTCAAGCAGAAACTGATGGCTTTGACGCAGTACGTTCCACCCCAGCCTGCTGTTTGTGAGAGGTGCATCGCCGCCCCCAGCAAACAAGTCCAGGAg GAAAGCGGTCTAATGAGGCTGCTGAAGAGAGAAGTGGAGGCGTTGTTCCGTGATAATAAAATGGTCGCGGTGTTCCAAAATAACGCTGTCACGGCCGAGGACATGCTGCAACTCAAACACCGGCTGGTGAAACACGGCATCGCAGTGAAGTTCTACCCAAACCAG GTGGCCAGGTCCTATCTCTCAGACTCCAAGTACTCGAATCTGCTGCCCCTCTTCATCGGACAGAACGTGTTGCTGGTGAGCAGGGAGCCCAAAGTGAAGGAGATGTTGCAAACGCTGAGGACCATGCCCCATATCATCCTGCTAG GGGCCTGCGTTGAAGACACTCTGCTGAGCAGACAGGGGGTCGTGAACTACTCCAAGCTGCCATCGCTGGCCGTCATCCAGGGGGAAGTGGTGGGCGGGCTCTCGCTAATGACGTCGCAGACCGCCTCCCTCCTGCAGCGCCACCCCCTGCAGCTCTCCAGTCTGCTGCAGCAGTACATGAAGCAGCAGAGCGAGGGGGAAGCTGGGGAGACAGAGGGAGCAGATGCACGATAG
- the scrn2 gene encoding secernin-2: MSSGVPPRSCDCFVALPPGSDGQRVIFGKNSDRPRDEVQEVVYYPAAAHEPGAKVECTYIAIDQVESTLAVILSRPAWLWGAEMGANEHGVCIGNEAVWTKVPVEEGEALLGMDLVRLGLERGCTAKEALDVITGLVERYGQGGNCREEATPFSYHNTFLLADRSEAWVLETAGRVWAAQRVAAGVKNISNQLTIGSEISAEHPELRSLAQAEGWWSGEGGFCFSEVYAPVNPPARMEAAKQRYCGGKELLSKHDGSVSLGTMLEILRDKASGICMDSGGFRTTGSMASILPRDPTLPCVHFFTATPDPSRSVFKPFLFVDQMTSAPQVVSPRFGADDPVKKLPRFQSTVDRRHELYRAHQKALETAESEPGRGLELHQTMRDLEQQGIDDIAEMLKGGVSVDAEEVADLFFDCVDTEIKFYQTL, from the exons ATGTCCAGCGGAGTCCCGCCCCGGTCGTGCGACTGTTTCGTGGCTCTCCCGCCCGGATCCGATGGGCAGCGCGTCATTTTTGGGAAGAACTCAGACCGGCCGCGGGACGAAGTGCAGGAGGTGGTCTATTACCCCGCAGCCGCCCACGAGCCTGGGGCAAAGGTGGAG TGCACCTACATTGCTATCGATCAAGTGGAGAGCACCCTTGCAGTGATCCTGAGCAGGCCTGCCTGGCTGTGGGGAGCCGAGATGGGGGCAAACGAGCACGGAGTCTGCATCGGAAACGAGGCTGTGTGGACCAAGGTCCCCGTGGAGGAGGGGGAAGCCCTGCTGGGCATGGACCTGGTCAG GCTGGGTCTGGAGCGCGGCTGCACTGCGAAGGAGGCGCTGGACGTGATCACGGGCCTCGTGGAGCGCTACGGACAGGGGGGGAACTGCCGGGAGGAAGCCACGCCCTTCAGCTACCACAACACCTTCCTGCTGGCAGACCGGTCAGAGGCCTGGGTGCTGGAGACAGCCGGGAGAGTGTGGGCAGCGCAGAGAGTGGCCG CCGGAGTGAAGAACATCTCGAACCAGCTGACGATCGGGTCGGAGATCTCCGCGGAGCACCCCGAGCTGCGGAGCCTGGCACAGGCCGAGGGCTGGTGGAGCGGGGAGGGAGGGTTCTGCTTCTCCGAGGTGTACGCCCCTGTGAACCCCCCCGCCAGGATGGAGGCAGCCAAACAACGCTACTGTGGGGGAAAGGAACTACTCAGCAAACATGATG GTTCTGTGAGTCTGGGGACCATGCTGGAGATCCTGCGGGATAAAGCCAGTGGGATCTGCATGGATTCTGGTGGATTTCGTACCACGGGCAGCATGGCCTCCATCCTGCCCCGGGACCCCACCCTGCCCTGTGTGCACTTCTTCACAGCGACCCCCGACCCCTCCCg GTCCGTGTTTAAGCCCTTTCTTTTCGTGGATCAGATGACCTCCGCGCCCCAGGTGGTCTCCCCGAGGTTCGGAGCCGATGATCCTGTGAAGAAGCTGCCGCGGTTCCAGAGCACTGTGGACCGCCGCCACGAGCTGTACCGCGCCCACCAGAAAGCTCTAGAAACGGCGGAGAGCGAGCCG GGGCGGGGCTTGGAGCTCCACCAGACCATGCGGGACCTGGAGCAGCAGGGCATTGATGACATCGCAGAGATGCTGAAAGGGGGTGTGTCCGTGGATGCAGAGGAAGTGGCGGATTTGTTCTTCGACTGCGTGGACACAGAGATCAAGTTTTACCAGACACTCTAG
- the LOC121302014 gene encoding 60S ribosomal protein L23: MSKRGRGGSSGAKFRISLGLPVGAVINCADNTGAKNLYIISVKGIKGRLNRLPAAGVGDMVMATVKKGKPELRKKVHPAVVIRQRKSYRRKDGVFLYFEDNAGVIVNNKGEMKGSAITGPVAKECADLWPRIASNAGSIA; the protein is encoded by the exons ATGTCTAAGAGAG GACGTGGTGGTTCGTCTGGCGCGAAGTTTCGCATCTCCCTGGGTCTCCCAGTGGGAGCGGTGATCAATTGTGCTGACAACACAG GTGCCAAGAACCTGTACATCATCTCTGTTAAGGGGATCAAAGGGCGTCTGAACAGGCTGCCTGCAGCAGGAGTGGGTGACATGGTCATGGCAACTGTGAAGAAAGGCAAGCCCGAACTCAGGAAAAAGG TGCATCCTGCGGTGGTGATACGGCAGCGGAAATCATACAGGAGAAAAGATGGGGTGTTCCTTTACTTTGAAGACAATGCCGGGGTCATAGTGAATAACAAAGGAGAAATGAAAg GTTCTGCAATCACAGGCCCTGTTGCCAAGGAGTGTGCAGACTTATGGCCCAGGATTGCTTCAAACGCTGGTAGCATTGCGTGA
- the LOC121301843 gene encoding phosphatidylinositol 5-phosphate 4-kinase type-2 beta-like isoform X2: MSSNCTSVAAVSASKTKTKKKHFIGQKVKLFRASEPILSVLMWGVNHTINELSNVPVPVMLMPDDFKAYSKIKVDNHLFNKENLPSRFKFKEYCPMVFRNLRERFGIDDQDYQNSLTRSAPLNSDSQGRFGSRFLTTYDRRFVIKTVSSEDIAEMHNILKKYHQFIVECHGSTLLPQFLGMYRLTVDGVETYMVVTRNVFSHRLTVHRKYDLKGSTVSREASDKEKAKELPTFKDNDFLNEGQKIHIGDDNKKYFLEKLKRDVEFLAQLKIMDYSLLVGLHDVDRAEQEEMEIEERGEEDEYDNDGMGGTTGSFGTPPDSPGNLLSFPGFFGPGEFDPSVDVYAMKSHDNALKKEVYFMAIIDILTHYDAKKKAAHAAKTVKHGAGAEISTVNPEQYSKRFFEFMSNILS, encoded by the exons atgtcttcgaATTGTACCAGCGTAGCGGCCGTCAGTGCCAGCAAAACCAAGACAAAAAAGAAGCATTTTATCGGGCAGAAAGTGAAATTGTTCCGGGCCAGCGAACCTATTCTCAGCGTCTTGATGTGGGGAGTCAACCACACG ATTAATGAGTTAAGCAATGTGCCCGTCCCGGTGATGTTGATGCCAGATGATTTTAAAGCCTACAGCAAGATCAAGGTCGACAACCACCTGTTCAACAA AGAGAATTTGCCGAGCCGGTTCAAGTTTAAGGAGTATTGCCCCATGGTGTTTCGGAATCTACGGGAACGGTTTGGCATTGATGATCAGGATTACCAG AACTCCCTGACAAGAAGCGCCCCGTTAAACAGCGACTCTCAGGGACGGTTCGGGTCCAGATTCCTCACCACCTACGACAGGAGATTTGTCATCAAAACCGTGTCGAGCGAAGATATCGCGGAGATgcacaacattttaaagaaataccaCCAG TTTATTGTGGAATGTCACGGCAGCACGCTTCTCCCTCAGTTCCTGGGGATGTACAGATTAACAGTGGATGGTGTTGAGACCTACATGGTCGTCACAAGGAACGTATTCAGTCACAGGTTAACTGTGCATCGCAAGTACGACTTGAAG ggTTCAACAGTATCAAGGGAAGCTAGCGATAAGGAAAAG GCCAAGGAGCTGCCCACTTTCAAAGACAACGACTTCTTGAACGAAGGACAGAAGATTCACATCGGGGATGACAACAAGAAGTATTTCCTGGAGAAGCTCAAGAGAGACGTGGag TTCCTGGCCCAGCTGAAGATCATGGACTACAGCCTGCTGGTGGGGCTCCACGACGTGGACCGGGCGGAGCAGGAGGAGATGGAGATTGAGGAACGGGGCGAGGAGGACGAGTACGACAACGACGGCATGGGGGGGACCACCGGCTCCTTCGGGACCCCGCCCGACAGCCCCGGCAACCTGCTCAGCTTCCCCGGATTCTTTGGCCCCGGAGAGTTCGACCCCTCGGTGGACGTGTATGCCATGAAGAGCCACGACA ATGCCTTGAAGAAGGAGGTGTACTTCATGGCGATCATTGACATACTGACACACTATGACGCAAAGAAGAAAGCTGCCCACGCTGCCAAAACTGTCAAGCATGGG
- the LOC121301843 gene encoding phosphatidylinositol 5-phosphate 4-kinase type-2 beta-like isoform X1 yields MSSNCTSVAAVSASKTKTKKKHFIGQKVKLFRASEPILSVLMWGVNHTINELSNVPVPVMLMPDDFKAYSKIKVDNHLFNKENLPSRFKFKEYCPMVFRNLRERFGIDDQDYQQALSKPLPPELCPALLHLEPGYQNSLTRSAPLNSDSQGRFGSRFLTTYDRRFVIKTVSSEDIAEMHNILKKYHQFIVECHGSTLLPQFLGMYRLTVDGVETYMVVTRNVFSHRLTVHRKYDLKGSTVSREASDKEKAKELPTFKDNDFLNEGQKIHIGDDNKKYFLEKLKRDVEFLAQLKIMDYSLLVGLHDVDRAEQEEMEIEERGEEDEYDNDGMGGTTGSFGTPPDSPGNLLSFPGFFGPGEFDPSVDVYAMKSHDNALKKEVYFMAIIDILTHYDAKKKAAHAAKTVKHGAGAEISTVNPEQYSKRFFEFMSNILS; encoded by the exons atgtcttcgaATTGTACCAGCGTAGCGGCCGTCAGTGCCAGCAAAACCAAGACAAAAAAGAAGCATTTTATCGGGCAGAAAGTGAAATTGTTCCGGGCCAGCGAACCTATTCTCAGCGTCTTGATGTGGGGAGTCAACCACACG ATTAATGAGTTAAGCAATGTGCCCGTCCCGGTGATGTTGATGCCAGATGATTTTAAAGCCTACAGCAAGATCAAGGTCGACAACCACCTGTTCAACAA AGAGAATTTGCCGAGCCGGTTCAAGTTTAAGGAGTATTGCCCCATGGTGTTTCGGAATCTACGGGAACGGTTTGGCATTGATGATCAGGATTACCAG CAAGCTCTGTCAAAGCCTCTGCCCCCGGAGTTGTGTCCTGCCCTCCTGCACCTGGAGCCCGGGTACCAG AACTCCCTGACAAGAAGCGCCCCGTTAAACAGCGACTCTCAGGGACGGTTCGGGTCCAGATTCCTCACCACCTACGACAGGAGATTTGTCATCAAAACCGTGTCGAGCGAAGATATCGCGGAGATgcacaacattttaaagaaataccaCCAG TTTATTGTGGAATGTCACGGCAGCACGCTTCTCCCTCAGTTCCTGGGGATGTACAGATTAACAGTGGATGGTGTTGAGACCTACATGGTCGTCACAAGGAACGTATTCAGTCACAGGTTAACTGTGCATCGCAAGTACGACTTGAAG ggTTCAACAGTATCAAGGGAAGCTAGCGATAAGGAAAAG GCCAAGGAGCTGCCCACTTTCAAAGACAACGACTTCTTGAACGAAGGACAGAAGATTCACATCGGGGATGACAACAAGAAGTATTTCCTGGAGAAGCTCAAGAGAGACGTGGag TTCCTGGCCCAGCTGAAGATCATGGACTACAGCCTGCTGGTGGGGCTCCACGACGTGGACCGGGCGGAGCAGGAGGAGATGGAGATTGAGGAACGGGGCGAGGAGGACGAGTACGACAACGACGGCATGGGGGGGACCACCGGCTCCTTCGGGACCCCGCCCGACAGCCCCGGCAACCTGCTCAGCTTCCCCGGATTCTTTGGCCCCGGAGAGTTCGACCCCTCGGTGGACGTGTATGCCATGAAGAGCCACGACA ATGCCTTGAAGAAGGAGGTGTACTTCATGGCGATCATTGACATACTGACACACTATGACGCAAAGAAGAAAGCTGCCCACGCTGCCAAAACTGTCAAGCATGGG